Proteins found in one Triticum urartu cultivar G1812 chromosome 4, Tu2.1, whole genome shotgun sequence genomic segment:
- the LOC125552079 gene encoding probable protein phosphatase 2C 32, with amino-acid sequence MSCSVAIPSSPVFSPSRRPLSCKAASASASPESVSVSVSSPAPSTAGSPLRPFGLLRAQIREEASPSPKTSSAAPSAAAGSMLKRRRPAPLMVPVDGAAAAAAAAAAVAAVESDPSNEVEEEGDEFAAYCRRGRGRRRVEMEDRHVAQVALGGDPQVALFAVFDGHGGKNAAEFAAQNMPKFMAEEVRKVDGGDSDKIEGAVKKCYLKTDEEFLKREESGGACCVTALLQKGGLTVSNTGDCRAVLSRAGTAEALTSDHRASREDERERIENLGGFVVNNRGTWRVQGSLAVSRGIGDAHLKQWVVADPDTRTLLVDPQCEFLVLASDGLWDKVDNQEAIDIARPLCIGNDKASRMAACRRLVETAGSRGSTDDISVLIIQLQKFSGSS; translated from the exons ATGTCCTGCTCCGTCGCCATCCCCAGCTCGCCGGTCTTCTCCCCGTCGCGCCGCCCGCTCTCCTGCAaggccgcctccgcctccgcctcgccCGAGTCCGTCTCCGTGTCCGTCTCGTCCCCGGCGCCCTCCACCGCCGGCTCGCCGCTCCGGCCCTTCGGGCTGCTGCGCGCCCAGATCCGCGAGGAGGCCTCCCCGTCGCCTAAGACGTCCTCTGCGgccccctccgccgccgccgggtCGATGCTCAAGAGGCGAAGGCCGGCGCCGCTCATGGTGCCGGTCGACGGCGCCGCGGCCGCTGCTGCCGCGGCGGCGGCCGTCGCCGCCGTGGAGTCGGATCCGAGCAacgaggtggaggaggagggcGACGAGTTCGCGGCCTACTGCcggagagggagggggaggcgaAGGGTGGAGATGGAGGACCGGCATGTGGCCCAGGTCGCGCTCGGTGGAGACCCCCAAGTG GCGTTGTTTGCTGTATTCGATGGCCACGGCGGAAAGAACGCGGCAGAGTTCGCTGCCCAAAATATGCCCAAGTTCATGGCAGAGGAGGTGAGGAAGGTGGACGGTGGTGACAGTGATAAGATTGAGGGGGCTGTGAAGAAATGTTACCTGAAGACGGACGAAGAGTTCCTCAAGAGGGAGGAGAGCGGGGGAGCATGCTGTGTCACTGCATTGCTCCAGAAGGGCGGCCTCACCGTGTCCAACACTGGAGATTGCCGTGCTGTCCTCAGCCGGGCAGGAACGGCCGAGGCACTCACCTCTGACCACCGGGCCTCCCGTGAGGATGAGAGGGAAAGAATTGAGAATCTG GGCGGGTTTGTTGTGAACAACCGAGGGACATGGCGAGTGCAGGGCTCCTTGGCAGTGTCAAGAGGCATCGGCGATGCACACCTCAAGCAATGGGTGGTGGCTGATCCAGATACCAGGACACTCCTTGTTGACCCACAGTGCGAATTCTTAGTACTTGCCTCTGATGGCTTGTGGGATAAGGTGGATAACCAGGAAGCCATAGACATCGCCAGGCCTCTCTGCATCGGCAATGATAAGGCTTCTCGCATGGCCGCCTGCAGAAGGCTTGTTGAAACCGCGGGTTCCAGGGGGTCTACCGATGACATCAGTGTTTTGATCATACAATTGCAGAAGTTCTCAGGTTCTTCTTAA